In one window of Pseudochaenichthys georgianus chromosome 5, fPseGeo1.2, whole genome shotgun sequence DNA:
- the mrto4 gene encoding mRNA turnover protein 4 homolog: MPKSKRDKKISLTKTAKKGLQTKQKLIEELRKCVDTYRNLFIFSVANMRNNKLKDIRTAWKHSRFFFGKNKVMSVALGKGETDEYKDNLHKVTKYLRGEVGVLFTNKTKEEVQEYFNHFKEMDYARAGNRALMDTTLDEGPLDQFPHSMEPQLRQLGLPTALKKGVVTLLKDHEVCKDGDVLTPEQARILKLFNVEMAEFKVQIKCMWNSETGEFENVAGGEEPMDNGEEDDEDAE, translated from the exons ATGCCGAAGTcaaagagggacaagaaaa TTTCGTTAACGAAAACAGCCAAGAAAGGACTGCAGACGAAACAGAAATTAATCGAGGAG TTACGGAAATGTGTGGACACGTACAGAAACTTGTTCATATTCTCTGTGGCTAATATGAGGAATAACAAACTGAAAGATATCAGGACAGCATGGAAACACAGCAG ATTCTTCTTCGGCAAAAATAAAGTCATGTCGGTTGCCTTGGGTAAAGGAGAAACAGATGAATACAAAGATAATTTGCACAAG GTCACCAAGTATCTGCGAGGAGAAGTAGGAGTACTATTCACTAACAAAACAAAGGAAGAGGTACAAGA GTACTTCAATCATTTCAAAGAGATGGATTATGCACGAGCAGGCAACCGTGCACTGATGGACACGACACTGGACGAGGGACCCCTTGATCAGTTTCCTCACTCAATGGAGCCCCAGTTGAGGCAATTAGGACTTCCCACTGCTCTCAAGAAAG GTGTGGTGACCCTCCTGAAGGACCATGAAGTCTGTAAGGATGGAGATGTGCTCACTCCTGAGCAGGCTCGTATTCTG AAACTCTTCAACGTTGAGATGGCAGAATTCAAGGTGCAGATCAAATGTATGTGGAACTCAGAAACAGGCGAGTTTGAAAACGTTGCAGGTGGGGAAGAGCCTATGGATAATGGagaggaagatgatgaagatgcaGAATAA
- the LOC117446488 gene encoding aflatoxin B1 aldehyde reductase member 4-like, translating to MQWVVITRRLCTLGKRHINKDSVLKYLPRIVARQNMSSSQSKRPITLLGTMAFGGRADEELSMEMVKTFMDRGHVMVDTAFMYVDGKSETVIGGMNLPKTVSIATKANPWDGKTLKPESVRSQLEISLQRLRTNSVELFYLHAPDHQNPIQDTLKACNDLHKEGKFKEFGLSNYASWEVAEIASICRHNNWIVPTVYQGMYNATTRQVETELLPCLRYFGMRFYAYNPLAGGLLTGKYHYQDKEGSQPEGRFFGNKWAAAYRDRYWKPSQFDAIKVVIEALETVYGSEKPTMTSAAMRWMYHHSQLKGDLGDGVIIGMSSMDQLQQNLAAAEEGPLDERVVNAFNDACNLVAHECPNYFR from the exons ATGCAGTGGGTAGTAATCACCAGAAGACTGTGCACACTTGGTAAGCGTCACATTAATAAAGACAGTGTGCTTAAATATTTGCCGAGGATTGTGGCTCGTCAAAACATGTCGTCGTCTCAAAGTAAGCGGCCGATTACCTTACTGGGAACTATGGCTTTCGGAGGGCGAGCCGACGAGGAGTTGAGCATGGAGATGGTGAAGACTTTCATGGACAGGGGACACGTAATGGTGGACACAGCCTTCATGTATGTGGACGGGAAGTCTGAGACGGTCATAGGGGGCATGAATCTTCCTAAAACAG TAAGCATAGCTACCAAGGCCAACCCCTGGGATGGGAAGACTCTGAAGCCGGAGAGtgtgcgctctcagctggaaatATCTCTCCAGAGGCTGAGGACAAATAGCGTGGAACTTTTCTACCTCCATGCCCCCGACCACCAAAACCCCATCCAGGATACACTTAAGGCCTGCAATGACCTCCACAAAGAG GGAAAGTTCAAGGAGTTTGGCCTTTCAAACTATGCTTCCTGGGAAGTGGCTGAAATAGCAAGCATCTGCAGACACAACAACTGGATTGTTCCCACAGTATATCAG GGGATGTACAATGCCACTACAAGACAAGTTGAGACCGAGTTGCTGCCATGTCTGAGATATTTCGGAATGAGATTCTACGCATACAATCCTCTAGCAG GTGGCCTGCTGACAGGAAAGTACCATTACCAAGACAAGGAGGGTTCCCAGCCTGAAGGGCGGTTCTTTGGTAACAAGTGGGCTGCTGCATATAGGGACAG ATACTGGAAGCCGAGTCAGTTTGACGCAATAAAGGTTGTTATTGAGGCCTTGGAGACAGTTTACGGCTCAGAGAAACCCACCATGACATCTGCTGCTATGCGCTGGATGTACCATCACTCCCAACTTAAG GGGGATCTTGGTGATGGAGTCATCATTGGTATGTCAAGTATGGATCAACTTCAGCAAAACTTGGCAGCTGCAGAGGAGGGTCCTCTGGATGAGAGAGTGGTCAATGCTTTTAATGACGCCTGTAATCTCGTAGCCCACGAGTGTCCAAACTACTTCCGCTAA